Within the Fischerella sp. PCC 9605 genome, the region GCGGGCTACAAGCAATTCCCCACAGTCACTTTGTCCTCTATTCTTCTTTGCTCAGAATAGCCGTTGGTGGCAACAAAATGACCATTAGGCAGACAATACACCCGATAATCAAACGTTTACTGGTCGTCATACAGTGGGAGAATCTGACGACCATTTTTCAGTTTTAGACCAGCAATTTACTTGAAATAGAGTTCCGTGGTTAGCCTCGTTCAAAGTTTACCCTAGGTTGAAAGTATCATTTAAATCAAGTTTGACTGTTAGGTAGGTGCAAATTCCATGAATGCCAATGGCTGTTATTACCCCACCTAACAACACTCCGACTCCTTCAGCAAAGCAATTTATTCTGTGTCTGTTTTCTGCTGCTTCAGCAACAAGTAAGTCACGCATCGTTGCAGATGGAGACTTCGCTACTTGCTGGTAATTTTTGTAAGCAGCATCTAGTACTGCCCATTCGGGAAGTAGGTAGTAGATACTAACACTACTAAATGCCACACCGGGCAGTACAACAAACACAAACAGAACAAGCGATCGCATCTTCATGCTTTGCTATTTACGATGCCAAGTCACTTTCGGCAAAATTTGGTTGTTATCGACTCGGTTTTGATATTTGATCGCAAAGTTCAACAGAGAATCAAGTAGGGAATCAGAGAGATAGTGAGGCTGTAAACCCAGATCCAGCAGCTTTGTATTTTTGGCGTTGAAGTAATGTTCTTCTTTTTCAATTCTGGGGTTATCCAGATTATTAACTTCCACATTCAGTCCCATCGCATTTCCGGCTTTTTTCACCATCATTGCCAAGTCGCCAACGCTAAATAGTTCGGTAAATTGGTTAAACACGCGAAATTCACCAGGCTGAGCTGGGTTGGCGATCGCTAATTCAATACATCGCACCGTATCCCGAATATCCAAAAATCCACGCGTTTGTCCGCCTTTACCATAAACAGTCAGGGGATGTCCAATCGCTGCTTGGATACAGAAGCGGTTCAGTGCTGTCCCAAACACACCATCGTAATCAAGACGGTTAATTAACAGTTCGTCCATTCCGGTTTCTTCGGTTAAGACGCCATAAACCACACCCTGATTTAAGTCTGTTGCCCGCAGTCCCCAAATCCGACAAGCAAAGTGGATATTATGGCTGTCGTGGACTTTGCTTAGGTGATACATTGAACCAGGTTGCTTGGGATAAGGCAGGGTATCTTTACGTCCGTTGTGTTCAATAGTGATATAGCCTTCTTCTATATCTATGTTGGGTGTACCGTATTCACCCATTGTTCCTAGCTTCACCAAGTGGCAATCTGGGAAATCTTCTTTCATCGCGTACAGCAAATTCAGTGTACCGACAACGTTATTGACCTGCGTCATCACTGCGTGTTCGCGATCAATCATGGAAAATGGAGCTGAACGCTGTTCGC harbors:
- a CDS encoding NAD-dependent epimerase/dehydratase family protein; the encoded protein is MKVLVIGGDGYCGWATALYLSNRGYEVGILDSLVRRHWDNELGVETLTPIAPIQQRIQRWQDLTGKSIDLFVGDITNYEFLQKALHQFEPNAIVHFGEQRSAPFSMIDREHAVMTQVNNVVGTLNLLYAMKEDFPDCHLVKLGTMGEYGTPNIDIEEGYITIEHNGRKDTLPYPKQPGSMYHLSKVHDSHNIHFACRIWGLRATDLNQGVVYGVLTEETGMDELLINRLDYDGVFGTALNRFCIQAAIGHPLTVYGKGGQTRGFLDIRDTVRCIELAIANPAQPGEFRVFNQFTELFSVGDLAMMVKKAGNAMGLNVEVNNLDNPRIEKEEHYFNAKNTKLLDLGLQPHYLSDSLLDSLLNFAIKYQNRVDNNQILPKVTWHRK